One genomic window of Desulfuromonas sp. AOP6 includes the following:
- a CDS encoding AMP-binding protein, which yields MITASPTTLFDVLIQSYRQFSQRTAFIYRAAGKEFSVTYEKLFDDVLLLARAFREKKIGHGSKVMLLSDNRYGWMVTDLALISLGAISVPRGSDTPTRELEFIMTHAGCEFLVVENEELYEQHREMTDKLPQLKVTFIIESESRHKLFQPVYAYQDLLQDRTITPEELQDFIRSSAQLGSEDTVTLVYTSGTTGMPKGVVLTHRNLMHQIASLPPIIELTAEDRWLSILPSWHIFERTAEYIALAKGSCIVYSTLKTFAEDLVTYKPTLVATVPRLWESLYSKINAALEKQSKKKAKLFRALVWISATFRRNSRLLKDHLPRYKPVFFLRRWLQKLRALGAVILLLPLYLLARKKLALVQEKFGGRLRVAISGGGSLPDYLDAWLDAVGIRIANAYGMTECAPGIAGRALDCPIFGTLGKPIAGTEVRIVDEAGQVLPAGCEGEVQVRGQQVTPGYYNNPDENDKSFTADGFFKTGDLGKFTLTGELVLCGRSKEIIVLASGENIDPTHIESTITMLPFVADAVLVGQDKKGLGALIVPDMDKLKEYVSDKFSHLVGETEDFLNDKQVMAKVKNEINKLLHPKKGFKPYERLSGISFLDKEFKAGEELTNTLKKKRHVIEQKYKEIINKLLK from the coding sequence ATGATAACCGCCAGCCCTACAACGCTTTTCGACGTTTTAATCCAAAGCTATCGGCAGTTTTCCCAGCGCACGGCCTTTATCTACCGGGCGGCGGGCAAAGAGTTCTCCGTCACCTACGAGAAACTCTTCGACGATGTCCTGCTGCTGGCCCGCGCCTTTCGGGAGAAGAAGATCGGCCACGGCTCCAAGGTGATGCTCCTCTCCGACAACCGCTATGGCTGGATGGTTACCGACCTGGCCCTCATTTCCCTGGGCGCCATCAGCGTGCCGCGGGGGAGCGACACGCCGACGCGGGAGCTGGAATTTATCATGACCCACGCGGGCTGCGAATTTCTGGTGGTGGAAAACGAGGAACTGTACGAACAGCACCGCGAAATGACGGACAAGTTACCCCAGCTCAAGGTGACCTTCATCATTGAATCCGAGAGCCGCCACAAGCTCTTTCAGCCCGTCTACGCCTACCAGGATCTGCTGCAGGATCGCACCATCACCCCCGAGGAACTGCAGGATTTTATCCGCAGCAGCGCGCAACTGGGATCAGAAGATACCGTCACCCTGGTCTACACCTCCGGCACCACGGGGATGCCCAAAGGGGTAGTGCTGACCCATCGGAATCTCATGCACCAGATTGCCAGCCTGCCGCCCATCATTGAACTGACGGCGGAGGATCGCTGGCTCTCGATCCTGCCGTCCTGGCATATCTTCGAGCGCACGGCCGAATATATCGCTCTGGCCAAAGGCAGCTGCATCGTTTACTCGACCCTGAAGACCTTCGCCGAGGACCTGGTCACCTATAAGCCGACTCTGGTGGCTACCGTGCCGCGCCTGTGGGAATCCCTCTACAGCAAAATCAATGCCGCGCTCGAAAAGCAGAGCAAGAAAAAGGCCAAGCTCTTCCGCGCCCTGGTGTGGATCTCGGCCACCTTCCGGCGCAACAGCCGTCTGCTCAAGGATCATCTCCCCCGCTACAAGCCGGTCTTTTTTCTGCGTCGCTGGCTGCAGAAACTGCGGGCGCTGGGCGCTGTCATCCTGCTCTTGCCTCTGTACCTGCTGGCCCGCAAAAAGCTGGCGCTGGTGCAGGAGAAATTCGGCGGCCGTCTGCGCGTGGCCATCAGCGGCGGCGGCAGTCTCCCCGACTACCTGGACGCCTGGCTCGACGCCGTTGGCATCCGCATCGCCAACGCCTATGGCATGACCGAATGTGCCCCCGGCATCGCCGGCCGCGCCCTCGATTGTCCCATTTTTGGCACCCTGGGCAAGCCGATTGCCGGAACGGAGGTGCGTATCGTGGACGAGGCCGGCCAGGTGCTTCCCGCCGGCTGCGAGGGGGAAGTGCAGGTGCGCGGCCAACAGGTCACCCCCGGCTATTACAACAACCCGGATGAGAACGACAAATCCTTCACGGCCGACGGCTTCTTCAAAACCGGCGACCTCGGCAAGTTCACCCTCACCGGCGAACTGGTGCTCTGCGGCCGCTCGAAGGAGATCATCGTGCTGGCCAGCGGCGAGAACATCGACCCTACCCACATCGAATCGACCATCACCATGCTCCCCTTCGTGGCCGACGCCGTGCTGGTCGGGCAGGACAAGAAAGGCCTCGGCGCTCTCATCGTGCCCGATATGGACAAGCTGAAGGAGTACGTATCCGACAAGTTCAGCCATCTCGTGGGTGAAACGGAGGACTTCCTCAACGACAAACAGGTGATGGCCAAGGTCAAGAACGAGATCAACAAGCTGCTGCACCCCAAGAAGGGCTTCAAGCCCTATGAGCGCCTCAGCGGCATCAGTTTTCTGGACAAGGAATTCAAGGCGGGAGAAGAGCTGACGAACACGCTGAAGAAAAAGCGTCACGTCATCGAACAGAAGTACAAGGAGATCATCAACAAGCTGCTGAAGTAG
- a CDS encoding PilT/PilU family type 4a pilus ATPase: MDAKVMNQILEIAFEKRVSDVHFEVDNPPFFRGRGQLIRSKLPKLKPEDTEFIAKTILEANKRQLDPSLREQDASYSLPNGGRFRVSIFRQKGVIGIVMRVIPPHIGSFEELNLPVVLSEIVKAPNGLILVTGPTGNGKSTTLASMLRYLNENYSYNIITIEDPIEFLFTSSKSCIIQREVGIDTEGFGAALKAALRMDPDVIMVGEMRDPETIDACIKAAETGHLVFSTLHTQSASSTINRLIGNFPPEVQEVMRQRLADMLVAIVSLRLVKDKSGENIIPVVEVMRSTTTIQACIRDGRLDEIEKHIENGVAQYGMQTLDQHLIQLCQQKIIAVDEAKRITRSMDLERKLMFTS; the protein is encoded by the coding sequence ATGGACGCCAAAGTAATGAACCAGATTCTGGAGATCGCTTTTGAGAAGAGGGTGTCGGACGTTCACTTCGAAGTGGACAACCCGCCGTTTTTCCGGGGGCGCGGCCAGCTGATCCGCTCCAAGCTACCCAAGCTCAAACCCGAAGACACCGAATTCATCGCCAAAACCATTCTCGAAGCCAACAAGCGCCAACTCGATCCGAGCCTGCGAGAGCAGGATGCCTCCTATTCCCTGCCCAACGGCGGACGCTTCCGCGTCAGCATTTTCCGGCAGAAAGGGGTGATCGGCATCGTCATGCGCGTCATTCCACCGCACATCGGCTCCTTTGAAGAGCTCAACCTGCCGGTGGTTCTCTCCGAGATCGTCAAGGCACCCAACGGCCTTATCCTGGTCACCGGTCCTACCGGCAACGGCAAGTCGACCACGCTGGCCTCCATGCTGCGCTACCTCAATGAGAACTACAGCTACAACATCATCACCATCGAAGACCCCATCGAATTCCTCTTCACCTCCAGCAAGAGCTGCATCATTCAGCGTGAGGTGGGGATCGACACCGAGGGATTCGGAGCGGCGCTGAAGGCAGCGCTGCGCATGGACCCCGACGTCATTATGGTCGGTGAGATGCGCGACCCGGAGACCATCGATGCCTGCATCAAGGCAGCCGAAACCGGACACCTGGTCTTCTCCACCCTGCATACCCAGAGTGCCTCCTCCACCATCAACCGTCTTATCGGCAACTTCCCTCCCGAGGTACAGGAAGTCATGCGCCAGCGCCTGGCCGACATGCTGGTGGCTATCGTTTCCCTGCGGCTGGTCAAGGACAAGAGCGGCGAAAACATCATCCCCGTCGTCGAGGTGATGCGCTCCACCACGACTATCCAGGCCTGCATCCGCGACGGCCGCCTGGATGAGATCGAAAAGCACATTGAAAACGGTGTCGCCCAGTACGGCATGCAGACGCTGGATCAGCACCTCATCCAGCTCTGCCAGCAGAAAATCATCGCCGTCGACGAAGCCAAGCGCATTACACGCTCCATGGATCTGGAGCGCAAGCTGATGTTCACCAGCTGA
- a CDS encoding lipocalin family protein: protein MKIRQFAAILLASSLALGGCGGGGGSSSETTSTVSGVVADGYLVGATVFLDKNGNMKLDEGEPTAKTLEGGKYTLEGTDLDKHPIIVLVTAGTIDEDSPTTPIENPYVLAAPAGKPAFISPVTTLVQSAIMKGQTLANAEASVQAAIGKDSATALYADYIEGADTVLHTVAQKIAETFAMVQTDPTVAQFTEQEQFVYATKIISENLTAIVADPVNFDGTTVAISPETEITASLGFTTENVIGKTFIAGQDPQDLVVFQLNADGTLYEVTNDTGTVDYMGAFTGTWSVTGGTLSMKYDQDGSTVTLNVATASNGAIEVVGTDEGGALAGTVYEAVTALPAGFGGTYSALIEGDSTPETVEVVINADGSGTFGGGAITWVWEAPALKIMEEYLDLGGNPVIDETTCILYPSSTGDFVKAVFYNLDFNEMGMATFSR from the coding sequence ATGAAGATTAGGCAGTTTGCGGCAATTCTGTTGGCCAGTTCGCTGGCCCTGGGTGGATGTGGTGGTGGCGGCGGTTCTTCTTCCGAGACGACCTCTACCGTAAGCGGTGTGGTTGCCGATGGTTATCTGGTAGGCGCCACCGTATTTCTGGACAAAAACGGCAACATGAAGCTGGACGAAGGGGAGCCTACCGCCAAGACGCTTGAAGGCGGCAAGTACACCCTGGAGGGAACCGATCTGGACAAGCACCCCATTATTGTTCTGGTAACAGCCGGAACCATTGATGAGGACTCCCCGACCACCCCGATTGAGAACCCTTACGTTCTGGCGGCTCCTGCCGGCAAGCCTGCCTTTATCAGCCCCGTAACAACCCTGGTGCAAAGCGCCATCATGAAGGGCCAAACCCTGGCTAATGCAGAAGCCAGCGTTCAGGCCGCTATCGGCAAAGACAGCGCAACGGCCCTGTATGCCGACTACATCGAGGGCGCCGATACTGTCCTGCACACTGTCGCTCAGAAGATCGCGGAAACCTTTGCCATGGTTCAGACTGACCCGACTGTTGCTCAGTTCACCGAGCAGGAGCAGTTCGTTTACGCTACCAAGATTATCAGTGAAAACTTGACCGCCATCGTTGCCGATCCGGTAAATTTTGACGGCACGACCGTTGCGATCAGCCCTGAGACCGAGATTACCGCGTCCCTTGGGTTTACGACCGAGAACGTGATTGGCAAAACCTTTATTGCCGGGCAAGATCCGCAAGATCTTGTTGTTTTTCAGTTGAACGCCGATGGTACTCTTTATGAGGTGACGAACGACACCGGTACTGTGGATTACATGGGAGCGTTTACGGGAACCTGGAGCGTCACAGGTGGCACATTGTCCATGAAGTACGACCAAGATGGCTCCACCGTTACCTTGAATGTGGCCACAGCCAGCAACGGTGCTATCGAAGTCGTCGGCACTGACGAAGGCGGTGCTCTCGCTGGAACGGTCTATGAAGCCGTGACTGCTCTGCCTGCAGGGTTTGGCGGGACCTATTCCGCTCTGATCGAGGGTGACTCCACGCCGGAGACGGTTGAAGTGGTCATTAACGCCGATGGTTCGGGAACCTTTGGTGGCGGAGCAATTACCTGGGTATGGGAAGCCCCGGCCCTCAAAATCATGGAAGAATATCTTGATTTGGGTGGCAATCCCGTCATCGATGAAACGACTTGCATTCTTTATCCCTCGTCCACCGGGGATTTCGTGAAGGCTGTTTTTTACAACCTTGATTTTAACGAAATGGGAATGGCTACGTTCTCCAGATAA
- a CDS encoding DUF2179 domain-containing protein, protein MLTELGSQSDVFAVWLVPLLVFLARILDVSLGTLRISMVYRGLKHLAAPLGFLEALVWILAISQVMQHIDNWATYLAFALGFGAGNYVGLFIEERLAFGNLIIRVITPDEDPRLSAALWNAGFGVTNVNARGESGPVKIIFTVVRRRELQKALRLIKTFNPNAFYTIEDVRFFNETYAPLPKSKIPKRFFRLRALKSR, encoded by the coding sequence ATGCTTACGGAACTTGGCAGTCAATCAGACGTGTTTGCCGTGTGGCTGGTACCCCTGCTGGTCTTTCTGGCCCGCATTCTCGATGTCAGCCTGGGCACGCTGCGGATCTCCATGGTCTACCGGGGGCTCAAGCATCTGGCGGCGCCGCTCGGTTTTCTGGAAGCGCTGGTATGGATTCTGGCCATCTCCCAGGTCATGCAGCACATCGACAACTGGGCCACCTACCTGGCCTTTGCCCTCGGTTTTGGCGCCGGCAATTACGTCGGTCTGTTCATCGAGGAGCGCCTGGCCTTTGGCAACCTGATCATCCGGGTCATCACTCCCGATGAGGATCCCCGCTTAAGTGCCGCCCTCTGGAACGCGGGCTTCGGCGTGACCAATGTCAATGCCCGCGGTGAATCGGGTCCGGTCAAAATCATATTCACGGTGGTACGCCGACGTGAGCTGCAAAAAGCCCTGCGTCTGATCAAAACCTTCAACCCCAACGCCTTCTATACCATCGAGGACGTGCGTTTTTTCAATGAAACCTATGCACCCTTGCCCAAAAGCAAGATTCCCAAAAGATTTTTCCGGCTGCGGGCTCTCAAATCCCGCTGA
- a CDS encoding 4Fe-4S binding protein, whose protein sequence is MLSAIHLLYFSPTGTTRKIVEEIAAGIPAGEVRHYDLTRLEAGLDLQLTDGLAIIGVPVYAGRVPEVCLKRMEGLSATGVPVVLVALYGNRAFEDALVELRDVAVARGFSVLAAGAFIGEHSYSTPTQPIAPGRPDAPDRQKAREFGALVAEKLQMSTFAAAPPIPGDTPYKERVPLGGVAPTTDKALCTLCGTCAKVCPTMVIRVEDEVTTAAENCVMCCACVKACPVMARSFHHPMIEARRQLLVANFSERREPELFL, encoded by the coding sequence ATGCTCTCTGCCATTCACCTGCTCTATTTTTCGCCGACAGGAACCACCCGGAAAATCGTCGAGGAGATCGCCGCTGGCATTCCGGCCGGCGAGGTCAGGCACTACGACCTCACCCGCCTGGAAGCCGGGCTAGACCTGCAGCTCACCGACGGTCTGGCCATCATCGGCGTGCCGGTCTACGCCGGCCGGGTACCGGAAGTCTGTCTGAAGAGAATGGAGGGATTGTCGGCCACGGGCGTGCCGGTGGTGCTGGTGGCCCTTTACGGCAACCGCGCCTTCGAGGATGCGCTGGTCGAGCTGCGGGATGTCGCCGTCGCCAGGGGATTCTCGGTGCTTGCCGCCGGCGCCTTCATCGGCGAGCATTCCTATTCCACCCCGACTCAGCCGATCGCTCCCGGCCGTCCCGATGCGCCGGATCGGCAAAAGGCCCGTGAGTTTGGCGCCCTGGTCGCCGAGAAACTGCAGATGAGTACTTTTGCGGCTGCCCCACCAATTCCAGGTGACACCCCCTACAAGGAAAGAGTGCCCTTGGGCGGCGTCGCTCCCACCACCGATAAGGCCCTCTGCACCCTCTGTGGCACCTGCGCCAAGGTCTGCCCGACCATGGTCATCCGGGTGGAGGATGAGGTGACGACCGCGGCCGAAAACTGCGTCATGTGCTGCGCCTGCGTCAAGGCCTGTCCCGTTATGGCGCGGTCGTTCCATCATCCCATGATCGAGGCCAGGCGGCAGTTGTTGGTGGCCAACTTCAGCGAGCGCCGCGAGCCTGAACTGTTTCTGTAG
- a CDS encoding protein adenylyltransferase SelO: MPLDNTTTPSPMGWNFDNSYAALPELFYRRLSPVPVRAPKLVIFNRSLATELGLDPQRLQTDEGVNILAGNALPAGAQPLAQAYAGHQFGHFTTLGDGRAILLGEQITPTGERLDIQLKGSGRTPFSRQGDGRAALGPMLREYVISEAMYALGIPTTRSLAVVSSGEPVRRETLLPGAVLTRVAASHLRVGTFEYAAWQGTPEQVKMLADYSIRRHYPEAAPQENPYLAFFEAVMDRQAALIVKWLLVGFIHGVMNTDNMAISGETIDYGPCAFMDIYNPGTVFSSIDHHGRYAFANQAHIAQWNLARFAETLLPLFADGQEKAIDLAHTALKGFEDRFQDYWLKGMRAKLGLADAQEGDARLIEELLKIMQRLGADYTNSFRDLAREASPDTALFQDGEFQDWQQRWRARLEQQGQPLAEVRANMDAHNPAVIPRNHRVEEALAAAAEEGDIQPLEKLLGVLATPYAEPAEADQAYRQPPEPSNRVYQTFCGT; this comes from the coding sequence ATGCCCCTCGACAACACCACCACCCCATCACCCATGGGCTGGAATTTTGACAACAGCTACGCGGCGCTGCCCGAACTCTTTTACCGGCGACTGTCGCCAGTGCCTGTACGGGCGCCAAAGCTGGTGATTTTTAATCGTTCGCTGGCCACAGAACTTGGGCTTGACCCACAACGGCTGCAAACGGACGAGGGGGTTAATATTCTGGCCGGCAATGCGCTGCCGGCAGGAGCGCAGCCCCTGGCCCAGGCCTATGCCGGGCACCAGTTCGGCCACTTCACCACCCTAGGTGACGGCCGCGCCATTCTGCTGGGGGAACAGATCACCCCAACCGGCGAGCGGCTGGATATTCAGCTGAAAGGTTCGGGCCGTACACCCTTTTCCCGGCAGGGGGACGGACGGGCGGCACTGGGACCGATGCTGCGGGAGTATGTCATCAGTGAAGCCATGTACGCCCTTGGCATTCCCACCACCCGCAGTCTGGCGGTGGTGTCCAGCGGAGAACCGGTGCGGCGCGAGACGCTGCTGCCGGGTGCTGTGCTCACCCGGGTGGCCGCCAGTCACCTGCGTGTGGGCACCTTTGAGTATGCGGCCTGGCAGGGTACGCCCGAGCAGGTGAAAATGCTGGCCGATTACAGTATTCGCCGCCATTACCCCGAGGCGGCGCCGCAGGAGAATCCCTACCTCGCCTTCTTCGAAGCCGTCATGGACCGGCAGGCTGCCCTGATTGTAAAATGGCTGCTGGTCGGTTTTATTCACGGGGTGATGAACACAGACAACATGGCGATCTCGGGCGAAACCATCGATTACGGTCCCTGCGCGTTTATGGATATCTATAACCCGGGCACCGTCTTCAGCTCTATCGATCATCACGGCCGCTACGCCTTTGCCAACCAGGCCCATATTGCCCAGTGGAACCTCGCCCGTTTCGCCGAAACCCTGCTGCCGCTCTTCGCCGACGGGCAGGAAAAGGCCATTGACCTGGCCCACACGGCGCTGAAGGGTTTTGAGGACAGGTTTCAGGATTACTGGCTGAAGGGGATGCGGGCCAAGCTGGGACTGGCGGATGCGCAGGAAGGGGATGCGAGACTGATCGAGGAGTTGCTGAAAATCATGCAGCGACTGGGGGCCGACTACACCAACAGTTTTCGTGACCTCGCCCGTGAGGCCTCACCGGATACGGCGCTCTTTCAGGATGGGGAGTTTCAAGACTGGCAGCAGCGCTGGCGCGCCCGACTGGAGCAGCAGGGCCAACCGCTGGCGGAAGTCAGGGCGAATATGGATGCCCACAACCCGGCGGTGATCCCACGCAACCACCGCGTCGAAGAGGCGCTGGCCGCTGCCGCCGAGGAGGGGGATATCCAGCCGCTGGAAAAACTGCTGGGGGTGCTGGCGACACCCTACGCAGAGCCGGCCGAGGCCGACCAGGCCTATCGGCAGCCGCCGGAGCCGAGCAACCGGGTCTATCAGACGTTCTGTGGCACCTGA
- a CDS encoding MBL fold metallo-hydrolase — MQITPQIHALKIPFTVPLSAEKSIDRFAFVYLLFGDSIHLIDSGVAGAAGTIWDYIKQQGRDPQEVSSLILTHSHPDHLGAAKSIKAQTGCTVFAHQGEQDWIEDTEKQVQDRPVPGFHTLVEGAVEVDVLVEDGELLDLEKDLRCQIIHTPGHSRGSISLLFEEESALFTGDTLIVPGDLPIYEDISQCLASIKRLQKIQNLDTLFSSWEPPMQGRQPIRQRMEESLAYLDRIHAAVINSNQGAEGQSGMELCQKAVAELGLPPFAAMPLVARAFESSLKMG, encoded by the coding sequence ATGCAGATCACACCCCAGATACACGCGCTGAAAATCCCCTTTACGGTGCCTCTTTCCGCTGAAAAATCAATCGACCGTTTTGCTTTTGTCTATCTGCTCTTTGGCGACAGCATCCACCTCATTGACAGCGGCGTGGCCGGCGCCGCCGGGACGATTTGGGACTATATAAAACAGCAGGGCCGCGATCCGCAGGAGGTTTCCTCGTTAATTCTCACCCATTCGCACCCGGACCACCTCGGCGCCGCCAAAAGCATTAAGGCGCAGACGGGCTGTACGGTTTTTGCCCACCAAGGCGAACAAGACTGGATTGAAGATACGGAAAAACAGGTCCAGGACAGACCCGTACCCGGTTTTCATACTCTGGTCGAAGGTGCGGTCGAGGTGGATGTGTTGGTGGAGGACGGCGAGCTGCTGGATCTGGAAAAAGACCTCCGCTGCCAGATTATTCATACTCCCGGGCATTCCCGGGGCTCCATTTCATTGCTCTTTGAAGAGGAAAGCGCCCTCTTCACCGGGGATACGCTGATCGTCCCTGGCGACCTCCCCATTTACGAAGATATTTCGCAATGCCTTGCTTCGATCAAAAGGCTGCAGAAAATTCAAAATCTCGACACGTTGTTTTCCTCCTGGGAACCCCCCATGCAGGGGCGCCAGCCGATTCGCCAGCGGATGGAAGAGAGCCTGGCCTATCTCGACCGCATCCATGCCGCCGTAATCAACAGCAACCAGGGCGCAGAGGGGCAAAGCGGCATGGAGCTCTGCCAAAAAGCCGTTGCCGAACTCGGTCTGCCACCTTTTGCGGCCATGCCTCTTGTGGCCAGGGCCTTTGAGTCGAGCCTGAAGATGGGGTAG
- a CDS encoding DUF4388 domain-containing protein, which produces MSFTGDLEHLPIVDIVQLIHAARKTGTLTVQSRKGTCQLVFKDGFIGSASNLHSHGRIGQILLEMKALREEDLEAALAEQKQAGHNRKPLIATLMSRKLIDKDVAFKGLQLLIEMTIVEILTWKAGTFSLDVDNVAISDEYRYFPEKLNEEFLLNSQNALMDALRIYDEKKRDGELSDEDEPSVEGTEPGESGWSISEDDLGLADLDQLETRIPGVFSVLEERDPVAIHRERIGTLAPAWPDSEKEKVLAYLGDAADRAKESPSPEGGARAVIVFSSDEFLAYLLTTLGKNDGSLIFSTNDDQDLDLIIDQSLHKGIQPLLVMDCPQKARAGYSADKIHRLRREKKMKYPRLETLQLAFAAERDFILQSYREGARAVFPRPSVDGVQENGAAETLTFIEALRLYLNNFFEKKVSGAEDVLARGVLDLIACPSIPAVHQSLLKTLAGIFPRVLTLAARQEDFVSEKGIGFGGGDREARAVVSVCIPLETSSLLRKVADEQRPFYGLLYDGGLSTPLYEALGAATTPKALLFPLHVRGRTLAVIYADFGDTEAQAVPMEQLERLAAQAALVAENALYRKKLEKTTR; this is translated from the coding sequence ATGTCCTTTACCGGAGATCTGGAACACCTGCCTATCGTCGATATTGTCCAGCTCATCCATGCGGCCCGTAAAACGGGAACCCTGACGGTGCAAAGCCGCAAAGGAACCTGTCAGCTGGTCTTCAAGGACGGCTTTATCGGCAGCGCCAGCAACCTGCACAGCCATGGGCGCATCGGGCAGATCCTGCTGGAGATGAAGGCTCTCCGCGAAGAGGACCTGGAGGCGGCGCTGGCTGAGCAGAAGCAAGCCGGCCACAATCGCAAACCCCTGATAGCCACCCTCATGTCGCGGAAGCTCATCGACAAGGACGTGGCTTTCAAGGGGCTGCAGCTCCTCATCGAAATGACCATCGTCGAAATACTGACCTGGAAAGCCGGCACCTTCTCCCTTGACGTGGACAACGTGGCCATCAGCGACGAATATCGTTATTTTCCCGAGAAGCTGAACGAGGAATTTCTGCTCAACAGCCAGAATGCGCTCATGGACGCCCTGCGCATCTACGATGAAAAAAAACGCGACGGCGAACTCAGCGACGAGGACGAACCATCCGTCGAGGGGACGGAGCCGGGCGAGAGCGGCTGGAGCATTTCAGAGGACGATCTGGGGCTGGCTGATCTGGACCAGCTGGAAACGCGTATTCCCGGTGTTTTTTCGGTGCTCGAGGAAAGAGACCCTGTCGCCATCCATCGGGAACGGATCGGGACTCTGGCCCCGGCCTGGCCCGACTCGGAGAAGGAAAAGGTTCTCGCCTATCTCGGTGATGCCGCCGACCGGGCCAAGGAATCCCCGAGTCCTGAAGGAGGGGCGCGGGCCGTGATCGTTTTCAGTTCCGACGAGTTTCTTGCCTACCTGCTCACGACCCTCGGCAAAAATGACGGCTCGCTGATCTTTTCCACCAACGACGACCAGGATCTCGACCTCATCATCGACCAGTCCCTGCACAAAGGCATCCAGCCACTGCTGGTGATGGACTGTCCCCAAAAAGCCAGGGCCGGTTATTCCGCGGACAAGATTCACCGTCTGCGCCGGGAAAAGAAGATGAAATATCCCCGTCTGGAGACGCTGCAGCTCGCCTTTGCCGCCGAACGGGATTTCATCCTGCAGTCTTATCGGGAGGGGGCCCGTGCGGTCTTTCCGCGGCCGTCTGTTGATGGAGTGCAGGAAAATGGTGCGGCGGAAACCCTGACTTTTATTGAGGCTCTGCGTCTTTATCTGAACAACTTTTTCGAAAAGAAAGTATCCGGCGCCGAAGATGTCCTGGCCCGGGGGGTGCTCGATCTCATCGCCTGCCCCTCCATTCCGGCCGTTCATCAGTCGCTGCTTAAAACCCTGGCCGGTATCTTTCCCCGGGTGCTTACTCTGGCGGCCCGCCAGGAAGACTTCGTCTCGGAAAAAGGGATTGGCTTCGGCGGGGGTGACCGGGAAGCCCGAGCCGTGGTCTCCGTATGCATCCCCCTGGAGACTTCCAGCCTTCTGCGCAAGGTGGCGGACGAACAGCGCCCTTTCTACGGGCTGCTCTACGACGGCGGTCTCAGCACCCCTCTCTATGAGGCGCTGGGGGCGGCGACCACACCCAAGGCCCTCCTCTTCCCTCTGCATGTGCGCGGCCGGACGCTGGCCGTCATCTATGCCGATTTCGGCGACACCGAGGCGCAAGCAGTGCCGATGGAGCAGCTGGAGCGCCTGGCGGCACAGGCCGCCCTGGTGGCGGAAAACGCTCTGTACCGTAAAAAACTGGAAAAAACCACACGGTAG
- a CDS encoding arylesterase, whose protein sequence is MFRLLHFLAIALFLLPAGGCDRGPAIAPLPEDAIVLAFGDSLTYGTGAGSGESYPEVLAALLGRTVINAGVPGETSAQGLRRLPDVLAEYEPDLVILCHGGNDFLRRLDRQQLAANLEAMVALIHDSGAEVVVVGVPQFGLLLKTAPLYDQLAETYRLPYEGDIITDLLGDRDLKSDTVHPNAAGYRQLAEALFRLIDRAQRS, encoded by the coding sequence ATGTTTCGCCTTCTTCATTTCTTAGCCATCGCTCTTTTTTTGCTGCCGGCCGGCGGTTGTGACCGCGGACCAGCCATCGCTCCCTTGCCCGAGGACGCCATCGTGCTGGCTTTCGGCGACAGTCTCACGTACGGTACCGGCGCCGGCTCGGGTGAATCCTACCCCGAAGTGCTGGCCGCCCTGCTGGGCCGCACCGTCATCAACGCAGGCGTGCCCGGGGAGACCTCGGCTCAGGGTCTGCGGCGCCTCCCGGACGTGCTGGCGGAATATGAGCCCGACCTGGTCATTCTCTGCCATGGCGGCAACGACTTTCTGCGCCGCCTTGACCGGCAGCAGCTGGCCGCCAACCTCGAAGCCATGGTCGCGCTCATCCACGACAGCGGCGCCGAGGTCGTTGTCGTCGGCGTTCCCCAGTTCGGCCTGCTTTTGAAGACCGCTCCACTCTACGATCAGCTCGCCGAGACCTACCGCCTGCCTTACGAAGGGGACATCATCACCGATCTGCTGGGCGACCGCGACCTCAAGAGCGACACCGTACACCCCAATGCCGCCGGCTACCGTCAGCTAGCCGAGGCCCTCTTTCGCCTCATCGACAGGGCGCAGCGTTCCTGA